The following nucleotide sequence is from uncultured Draconibacterium sp..
ATTCCTTTTTTTGCCCGGCCACGCCCCAGCAGTTCGCTCATCGCCTCAGGTGATTGTCCGGCTTTTTCGGCTTCATCAACCCGATTAAAAAAGTTGTTCTTTACCAAACGTACCGGTGCCAGTTTTTTTAGTGCCAGTTTTGTTCCGCCTTCGCCCAGTTCAGTTACCAATCGTTTAAAATCGGGGTGTGCCGACGATTCTTCCGACACGGCAAATGCCGATCCGATCTGTACCCCATCAGCACCTAAAACCATTGCAGCCAACATCGCTTCTCCCGATCCTATTCCTCCGGCGGCGAGCAATGGCAAATTGGTAGCTTTTCGCACCGATGGGATCAGTGTCATCGTAGTGGTTTCTTCACGTCCGTTGTGTCCGCCGGCTTCAAAACCTTCGGCAACAATGGCATCAACACCGGCCGCCTCACATTTACCGGCAAAAAACGAGCTTGAAACCACATGCGCCACTGTAATGCCTTTATCTTTTAACCAGCCGGTCCATTTTTTAGGACTACCGGCCGATGTAAAAACCACCGGCACTTCGTGTGCGGCAATAATATTCATAACCCGCTCGGTTTCGGGGTACATCAATGGCACGTTCACCCCAAAAGGTTTATCGGTTGCAGCCTTCATTTTTACGATGTGCTCCTCCAGCGTTTCGGGGTGCATCGACCCGGCGCCAATCAGTCCAAGTCCTCCGCTGTTACTCACTGCCGAAGCCAGTTTCCATCCTGAACACCAAACCATTCCCCCTTGTATAACGGGATATTTTATATTGAATAAATTACAAATTCGATTCATACTTCTCTTTCAATTAAATTAACTACTGAAATTGTGAATTAACACAAAGCTGAACGATT
It contains:
- a CDS encoding nitronate monooxygenase, with product MNRICNLFNIKYPVIQGGMVWCSGWKLASAVSNSGGLGLIGAGSMHPETLEEHIVKMKAATDKPFGVNVPLMYPETERVMNIIAAHEVPVVFTSAGSPKKWTGWLKDKGITVAHVVSSSFFAGKCEAAGVDAIVAEGFEAGGHNGREETTTMTLIPSVRKATNLPLLAAGGIGSGEAMLAAMVLGADGVQIGSAFAVSEESSAHPDFKRLVTELGEGGTKLALKKLAPVRLVKNNFFNRVDEAEKAGQSPEAMSELLGRGRAKKGIFEGDLDEGELEIGQVSAQLNQIRPVAEIMGDIISAYEAAQKSAGQGRFEF